From the genome of Bacteroidota bacterium:
ACGGTTTCAAATCTTTCTTCCACGCGCGCGCTGAAAGATGTTACAGAGAAACACGGAGGAAATTATTTTGCTTCGGCAGTCGGTGAAGTGAACGTGGTGGAGATGATGAAAAAACATAAGGCGGTGATTGGCGGAGAAGGAAATGGCGGAGTGATTTATCCCGAACTTCACTATGGAAGAGATGCATTGGTGGGAATTGCTTTGTTCCTTACGCATCTCGCTAAATTCGGCAAGTCATGTTCAATGCTTCGCTCCACTTATCCGAATTATCACATCTCAAAAAATAAAATTGAAATTATAAATGGAATTGACGTGGGAAAACTTTTAATTGGCGTGAAAGAAAAATATAAAAAGCAACCCATGAATGAAGCAGACGGAATAAAAATTGAATTCGGAAAAGAGTGGGTGCATTTGCGCAGAAGCAACACCGAGCCCATCATTCGCATTTATTCCGAAAGCGAATCGCAATCCACTGCCGATAACCTTGCTAAAAAAATTATTTCTGACATAAAAGAACTTATCAAGTCAAACCGAAACGCCAACTGATGAAAGTTTATCTCGACAATGCAGCAACAACTCCTCTCGATAAAGAAGTTTTAGATGCCATGCTTCCGTATTTGCAGGAACATTTCGGAAACCCTTCTTCCATTCATTCATTCGGAAGAAAAACACGAGCGGCAATTGAAGGCGCACGGAAAATTATTGCGAAGAACCTGAATGTTTCTCCTTCGGAAATCTTTTTTACTTCGGGCGGAACGGAAGCAATCAACACTGCCATAAGAAATGCAGTAAATGATTTAGGCGTGAAGCATATTATCACCAGCAAAATTGAACATCATGCGGTGCTGCATTGTGCCGAAGCGCTCGAGCATTCCGGAAAAATAAAATTAAGTTTTGTCAATCTTGATAAGAAAGGGCATGTTGATTTGAATCACCTCGAACAACTTCTTTCTTCCAGTGAAAAAAGTTTAGTCACATTAATGCACGCCAACAATGAAATAGGAAATCTTCTTCCGCTGAAAAGAGTAGGGGAGTTGTGCGAAAAGTACAATGCCATTTTTCATTGCGATACTACGCAGACAATGGCGCATTATAAACTGGATTTACAAAGCGTGAATGTGCACATGGTAAACGGTGCCGCGCATAAATTTCACGGGCCGAAAGGAATTGGTTTTTTATACCTGAGCAACAAAGTCAAAATTAATCCATTCATCTATGGCGGCTCGCAGGAAAGAAACATGCGCGGTGGAACAGAAAATTTGTATGGCATTGTTGGAATCGGAAAAGCATTTGAAATTGCTCACCACGATATGGAAGCGCATCATAAACATATTCAGGATTTGAAAACATACATGATTGAACAACTCGAAAAAAATATTCCCGCAGTGGAATTCAACGGAGATGCAAAAGGAAGTTCACTCTATACAGTTCTCAATGTTCATTTCCCCCCGACAGAAAACGCAGAGATGATGCTGTTCAATCTCGACATTGCCGGCATTGCCGCATCGGGCGGAAGCGCCTGCACTTCCGGCAGCAACCAGGGTTCGCATGTGCTGAGAAATATCGGCTCGGATATGAACCGCCCCTCCATTCGTTTTTCATTCAGCAAATACACTACGAAAGAAGAAATTGATTTCTGCATTTCTAAACTAAAAGAAATTTTTCTGGTGAAGGTATAATCTTCGTCCGCGATAAATCGGGATGAAACAAAAAACGAAACAATACGAACCCACGAACTATGAAAATGTTCGTACTTCGTAAGTTCGTAAAAGATTCGTAGTTCGCTGATAGTTTACACCACCGTAATCTTCACTGATTGGCTCCAGTCGGCATCGGCTGCTTTTTCTTTTTTCAACTTGCGTGCGCTTTTACTTTTTCTTGCTTTTGCCGGAAGAATGGCGCGGAAGCGGAACCAGTAATCGGTTTTGGGAGTAAGATTTTCAACTGTGTTTTTTGTTTCGAGTGTGCAAATGGGGTCGCAATACACAAAGTTAATGTTATCGGTGCTTTGCTGCCAGAGGTAGGCGGCTTTTTTGGCTGCGGCTTTGGCAATTAAATCGCACGAACCGCTCATGTCTCCATTGCGCACGGTAAGTTCATCTTTG
Proteins encoded in this window:
- a CDS encoding cysteine desulfurase, which gives rise to MKVYLDNAATTPLDKEVLDAMLPYLQEHFGNPSSIHSFGRKTRAAIEGARKIIAKNLNVSPSEIFFTSGGTEAINTAIRNAVNDLGVKHIITSKIEHHAVLHCAEALEHSGKIKLSFVNLDKKGHVDLNHLEQLLSSSEKSLVTLMHANNEIGNLLPLKRVGELCEKYNAIFHCDTTQTMAHYKLDLQSVNVHMVNGAAHKFHGPKGIGFLYLSNKVKINPFIYGGSQERNMRGGTENLYGIVGIGKAFEIAHHDMEAHHKHIQDLKTYMIEQLEKNIPAVEFNGDAKGSSLYTVLNVHFPPTENAEMMLFNLDIAGIAASGGSACTSGSNQGSHVLRNIGSDMNRPSIRFSFSKYTTKEEIDFCISKLKEIFLVKV